Proteins co-encoded in one Rhopalosiphum maidis isolate BTI-1 chromosome 2, ASM367621v3, whole genome shotgun sequence genomic window:
- the LOC113551433 gene encoding vacuolar protein sorting-associated protein 29, producing MCSVLVIGDMHVPFRSSGLPAQFKKLLTPGKIQHVLCTGNLCTKEMYEFLKSIANDVHIVRGDFDENLNYPDQKVVNVGQFKVGLCHGHQVIPWGDPESLALLQRQLDVDVLVFGHTHKFDAFELGNKFFLNPGSATGAFNPLNPDIIPSFVVMDIQSSTVVSYVYRLVDDEVKIEKIQYTKK from the exons ATG tGTTCGGTGTTAGTGATTGGAGATATGCACGTACCGTTCCGTAGCAGCGGACTACCGGCCCAATTCAAGAAACTGTTAACTCCGGGTAAAATACAACACGTATTGTGTACGGGCAACCTGTGCACGAAAGAAATGTACGAGTTCTTAAAGTCTATTGCCAATGATGTGCACATTGTGCGTGGTGATTTTGATGAG aaTCTCAATTATCCAGACCAAAAGGTAGTCAATGTTGGACAGTTTAAAGTGGGCTTATGCCATGGTCATCAAGTGATACCGTGGGGTGATCCAGAATCCCTTGCATTACTACAGAGACAGCTAGATGTAGACGTACTGGTGTTCGGTCACACTCATAAGTTTGATGCGTTCGAACTTggaaataaatttttcttaaaccCAGGATCAGCTACTGGAGCTTTTAATCCACTAAACCC tgacaTTATTCCCTCCTTTGTGGTGATGGATATCCAAAGCTCAACAGTGGTATCATATGTTTACAGGTTGGTTGATGATGAAGTAAAGATTGAAAAAATTcagtacacaaaaaaataa